The DNA sequence TCGTGCACGGTCGTGCGGTGGAAACCCAACTCCCGGACGCGGCGCACGGTCGACGCGGTCGCGCTGAAGCCGTCGCCGCGCGCGGCTCGGACGTAGTCGATCTGGAGCGAGGTGTTCGTCGACCGGACCTCCGGGTCCGTGCCCTGGGCCGCGAGCGCCGCCAGTGCCGCGACGGCGCCGCCGTGCAGCACGTCGCCCGCCACCTGGGCGCGGTTCGAGCTGATCGCGACCCGCCCGTCCGCTCGACGAACGACGCCGAGGTCCCGTGAGAACGGGCTCTCGGTGAACCAGGTCGTCAAGGCGTCCGCCATGGTGCCTCCATCTCCCTCTGCCGGCACGAGTAGCCGAACCTTCTTACCACCATCGCGCCCGACGTCCGGACGAGCGCTCCCCGAAGTCCACAGTGGACTTATCGTGCGCGACGGCAGTGCCGGAGCGGACCGGATCCGGCTCACCCCACCCACGCGGACGGGAGTGCTCGGCTCGATCGCGGGGCCGGCACGTGCCGCGTTCCCATGGACAGCCGCGGTCGGTCGTGCAGGTCGTCGTCAATCGACGGCGAGGCCGACGTCGACTCCCCGGGCACCGGTATTCCGGGCAAGCGGCTCCCGGCGCCCCTGGCCACTTGTTGTCGTCTGCAAGCCGTTTGACGTCCGACACGCGGAGTTCTAGAGTTCTAGATGTGTTCACTGACGAGGTCACCGGCGTGATGCGCGCACCCGACGCGGCCGGTCGGTTCGGGAGGTTCGGCGGGCGCTACCTGCCCGAGGCGCTGGTACCGGCGGCCGAGGCGGTGGAGGTGGCGTTCCGCGAGGCGTGGGCCGATACCGCGTTCACGGCGGAGTACCGGCGGCTGCTGGCGACCTACGTGGGGCGGCCCACGCCGTTGACGGAGTGCGTGCGGTTGTCGGAGCGGTTGGGCGTGCGGGTGTTGTTGAAGCGGGAGGACCTCGCGCACACCGGGTCGCACAAGATCAACAATGTGCTGGGCCAGGCGCTGCTGGCCCGGCGCATGGGCAAGCGCAAGCTGATCGCGGAGACCGGGGCCGGCCAGCACGGCGTGGCGACGGCGACCGCGGCCGCGCTGCTCGGCCTGGCCTGCACCGTCTACATGGGACACACCGACGTGCGGCGGCAGGCGGTGAACGTCTTCCGGATGGAGCTGCTGGGCGCGGAAGTGGTGCCGGTGACGTCGGCGAACGGTGTCGGCACGTTGAAGGAGGCCACCAACGGCGCGCTGCGCGCGTGGGTGAACGAGACGGAGCACGCGCACTACTGCATCGGCTCCACGATGGGCCCGCACCCGTACCCGTGGATGGTGCGGGAGTTCCAACGGGTCATCGGTGA is a window from the Saccharothrix saharensis genome containing:
- the trpB gene encoding tryptophan synthase subunit beta, whose translation is MFTDEVTGVMRAPDAAGRFGRFGGRYLPEALVPAAEAVEVAFREAWADTAFTAEYRRLLATYVGRPTPLTECVRLSERLGVRVLLKREDLAHTGSHKINNVLGQALLARRMGKRKLIAETGAGQHGVATATAAALLGLACTVYMGHTDVRRQAVNVFRMELLGAEVVPVTSANGVGTLKEATNGALRAWVNETEHAHYCIGSTMGPHPYPWMVREFQRVIGDEARAQCAEVPDVVVACVGGGSNAAGTFAGFVDTPARLVGVEAAGGAAVDKGKLGVLHGFMSHFLQDEDSQVLEAHSISAGLDYPGVGPEHVHLAETGRVRYTSVTDEQALRALKLLTRTEGILPALESAHALAWVVDAAATGELAAGSTVLVTLSGRGDKDIQQIREHLG